In the Gemmatimonadota bacterium genome, ATCGCGATCGAGGCGCGCGCGATCGTGGCGGACGTCGAGACCGCGTGGCGCGCGCGCCGGGCGAGCGAAGGGAAGATCCGTCGGAGGCCGCTGCGATGAACTGGCGCGCGCTCGACTTCACGACGCCGTGGGCCTTCGCGGCACTCGCACCGGTGCTGCTGTGGCTCGTCTGGCGTCGGCGGCGTCGTCCTCCCGCGTTGCTCCACGCGCGGGCTGAACTGCTCGCCGCCGGTCCGCGGCGCGGCCAGTGGGCCGCGCGCCTCGCGATCGCGCTCCGCCTGCTCGGGCTCGTCGCGGCCGTCACCGCGCTCGCGCGGCCGCGGACCGGCGCGCGCGCCGAGACGGTCCGCGCCGATGGCATCAGCATCGTACTCGCGCTCGACGTCTCGACGTCCATGCTCGCGGAGGACTTCCAGCCGGACAATCGGCTCGCGGTCGCCAAGCAGACCATCAAGGAGTTCATCCTCGGGCGCACGCAGGACCAGGTCGCCGTGGTCGCCTTCGCCGGGGAGGCGCTGACGCAGGTCCCGCTCACCCTCGACTACCCGGTCCTCCTCGCGGCGGTCGACAACATCCAGCCGGGACAGCTCGAGGACGGCACGGCGATCGGTACCGGGCTCATCACGTCCACGAATCGCCTGCGCGATGCCGCCGGGCGGTCGCGCGTCGTCGTGCTGCTCACCGACGGCGAGAACAACCGCGGCACGATCGACCCGCGGACCGCCGCGCAGGCAGCGGCGGCGCTCGGCGTGCGCGTGTACACCATCGGCGTCGGCACCGAGGGTGTCGCCCCGGTGCCGGTCGGGCGCGGCGTCTTCGGCCTCCGCTACGAGAACCGGCCGGTGCGGATCGACGAGGCGCTGCTCGAGGACATCGCGAAGCAGACCGGGGGCCGCTACTTTCGGGCCCGCGATGCGCAGGCATTGAAGCGGATCTACGACCAGATCGACCAGCTCGAGCGGGCGCCGATACGCTCCACGCGCTACGTGCGGTTCACCGAGCTCTACTCGTGGCCGCTCGCGCTCGCCGCTTTTGCACTCCTTGGCGAGTTGCTGCTCCTCTGGCGTCGAGGACCGCTGCCATGATGCGGGTCGTCGATCATCCCTGGATGCTCGTCGCCGCGCTGGGGGCCGCGCTGTTCGCGCTCCTCGCCGTCCTCGCCGGATTCCGCCGGCGACAGGCGCGGCTGGCGAGGTTCGGTTCGCCAGAAGCGCTCGAGCGGCTCGGACCGCCCGGCCTCGGCCGGGTGCCTCGTGCGCGCGCGGCGCGCCTCGCGACGGCCATCGCGCTGCTCGGCGTCGGGCTCGCCGCGCCGCGATGGGGGCAGGGGAGTGCCATCGTCGACACGGAGGGCCTCGACGTCGCGATCGCGATGGATGTCTCGCTCTCGATGCTCGCCGAGGACGAGCGGCCGAGCCGGCTCGAGCGGATGAAGCAGGAGGTCCGCCGCTTCCGCGCGAGCGCACCCGGCGACCGCGTCGCGATCCTCGCCTTCGCCGGACGGAGCTACATCCTCTCGCCGCTCACGAGCGATGACGGCGCCCTCGAGCTCTTCCTCGAGAACCTCGACCCGACCATCGTCGGCCAGCCGGGGAGCGCCATCGCCCCGCCGCTGCGTCAAGGGCTCGACCTGCTCTCCGTGAGCCAGGGCGGCGCCGACCGGGCACTCGTGGTGATGAGCGACGGCGAGGCCTTCGACGACAAGCCTGCCGCCCTCGCGCTCGCGCGCACCGCCAAGGAGAAGGAGATCCACCTCGTCACGGTCGGCTTCGGCACGCCCGGGGGCGGCCCCATCCCGCTCCTCGAGTCGGGCGGCACGGAGGTCAAGCGAGACGAGCAGGGCGAGATCGTCATCACGCGCTACGACGAGACCTTCCTGCGGGAACTCGCCGAGGCCGCCGACGGCGAGTTCGTGCCCGCCGACGCGAGTGACAAGGGAATGCGCGTGCGTCGCGCCCTCGCGGAACTCGAGTCGGAGCGCCGCGAAGAGGAGCAGCGCCTCGCACGTCCGCTCCAGTACCAGTGGTTCGTCGGGCTCGCCATCCTGTTGCTCCTCCTCGATGCCTGGCTCGCCGACGGCGGGCGCGTTCGACGGTTCGGCGTGACGGCGACGTTCGCGCTCTTCTTGCTCCCCGCGCCCATCGAGGCCCAGGGCGACCGGCTGCGCGAGGCGATCCGCGAGCACCAAGCCGGGCGCCTGCCAGGCGCCATCCGCGCCTACCGCGACGTCGTCGCGAGCGGCGACCGACGCCCCATCGTGCTGTACGACCTCGGCACGGCGTTGCTGGCCGCCGATTCGATCGACGCGGCGATCGACGCGTTGGAGCGTGCGACCTTCACGCCCAGCCCCGAGTTGCGCTCGCGCGCGCTGTACAACCTCGGCACGGCCTATCTGAAGCGCGGCACGCACACCGACGGGGAGCAGCGGACGGCGGCCCTCCGCAACGCCCGGCGCGCACTGCGCACCGTGCTCCTCGAGCGACCGGGCGACGCTGACGCGCAGTGGAACTACGAGCTCGCTTTGCGCGCACCGCAACAGCAGGGCGGCGGCGGTGGGGGCGGCCCGCAGCCGCCGCAACAGCAGTCGCAGCAACCGAGGCCGGAGCCGCAGGGACAGATGTCCCGCCAGCAGGCAGAGGCGTTGCTCGACGCCGCGGCGCGAGAGGAGCGCGAGACGCAGTCGCGTCGCCAGCGCGGCAGCCGCAACCAGCGGGCGAACGGGGAGAAGGACTGGTGAGCCGTCCCGGTCGTGCGCTGCTCATCGCCCAACGTGCCGCGACCGTCGCGGCGTGGGCGTTCGCGGCGTCCGTCACTGCGGCGCCGGTCGTTGCCGCGCAGGACGGCGTCGGCTTCCGCGCGTCGATCGGTCCCGATACGGTCTATGTCGGCCAGCAGGCGCTGTACTCACTGACCGTGAGCCTCCCCGCCGAGGTGCGCCAGCGCCTGCGCCGCAATCCCGTGTTCGTGCCGCCCGAAGCGCGCGCCATGCTCGCGTACGAGTTGCCGATGTCGAAGGGCGACCCGACGCGGGAAGGCAGCGAGGTCCATGTCTTCCGGCGCGCGCTCTTCCCGCTCACGCCCGGCCGCTACCAGATCGCGCCGTCGCAACTCACCTACGCGCTGCCGCAGAGTCCGAGCTTCTTCAGTCGCGAGGAGGAGCGCACCCTGCGATCGGAGTCGGTGACGCTCGTCGCGATCGATCCGCCGCTCGTCGGTCGGCCGAGTGCGTGGCTCGGCGCCGTCGGGCGGTGGCGGGTGACCGCACGGACCGACGCACGCGAGGGGCGCGTCGGCGACCCGCTCGTACTCACGCTGCGCGTGGAGGGGATCGGCAATGCGACGCTGCTGCCGCGCCCGGCTCTCGCGGTGACCTGGGCCGACGTCGTCGCGGAGGACGAACGGGTCACGCTCGACACGACGCCAAATGCGCTCGGGGGGTCGAAGGAGTTCTCGTGGCTCCTGACGCCGCGGACGGCCGGTGCGCGCGAGGTGCCGGCCGTCGAGTTCGTCTTCTTCGATCCGGGGACGCGCCGATACGAGGTCGCGCGCACCGTCCCCATCGCGCTGCGCGTTCGGGAAGGTGACTACGTGAGCATCACGCGCGCGGCAGGCGCGACCGGGCGAGACTCGGCGCTCGCCCTGCGCCCGGCGCTCGAAGGCCCGCGTCCGCTCACGCTGCCGCGCCTGGCGCTCTGGGGATGGCTCGCGCTCGCGGCTCCGCTCCCGTGGGCCTTCCTCGCGTTCCGACGTCGGCGACCCAAGCCGGTCCGCCCGCTCACGGCGGCCGAACGCCTCGCACGCCCGGGGAGCGCGGAGCAAGGGGCGCTGCGCACGCTCTTCGAGGCGGCACTGCGCGACCGGACCGGCGTCCGGTTGGACCGTGAGACCGCCCCCGGCGCGCTCAGCGCGGCGTTGCGGCGTGAAGGGGTCACCGCGGAGACGGCGAAGGACGCCGAGTACCTGCGTGATGCGCTCGATCAGGCCTCGTACGCGCGCGGGGCCCGGCCCGCGGATCACCGTGACCGCGTGCGGGCGCTGCTCGATCGCGTGGCGAAGGAGGCGCGGGCGAAGGGCGCACTGCTGCTGCTCGCCGGCGCGCTCATGCTCGGGGCGCGGCTCACAGCACAGGGCGCGAATGAGGCGCTCGCCGCGTTCAGCGAGGGCCAGACCGCGTATCTCGGTCGGGACTTCGCGCGTGCCCGGGATGCGTTCCTTCGCGCCTCGCGGGCGGCGCCCCGCGATCCCGCCGCGTGGGCGAACCTCGGCACCGCCGCCTGGCAGGCGGGGGATACGGCGAGCGCGGTCCTCGGCTGGCAACGCGCGTTGCGACTCGACCCCATGGCCGCCGACCTGCGGCCGCGACTCGCGCGGGCCCGCGCGCCGCAGGATCGCGGTGCCGCCCTGGTGCTCCCGGTGCCGCCGCTCCCGATGGCCGCACTCGCGCTCGTGCTCTGGTGCGCCGCTTGGGGCGTGCTCGCGCTACGGGCGCGGCGTGGGCCGGCGGGAGCACACTGGCTCCTCCTCATCCCCTCGGTCGCGCTTATCGCGGTCGCCGCCGTCCTGGAGGGCCGGCTCCGTGCCGACGATCTCCTCGTCGTCGCGACCGCGACACCGCTGCGCGCCCTCCCCGCGCTTGGCGCGGAGCCGGGGGCGGTCCCGCTCGTCGGCGAAGTGGTCACCGTGCGCGAGCGCCGCGGCGTGTGGGTTCGCATCTCGCTCGAGGCGGGCCGCGAAGGCTGGTATCCCGTCGAGCGCACCTATCCGTTGCAACGCGATTGACCGCCCGCATCCGCCCCGGGAGATTGCGAGCATGACCGCCGGTTCCACCACCCCGACCATCGCCGTCCTGGCGAGCGATGTCGCCGACCGCATCGCGGCCGGCGAGGTCGTCGAGCGCCCGGCCTCGGTCGTGAAGGAACTCGTCGAGAACGCGCTCGATGCCGGCGCGACGGCGATCGACCTCGACGTGCGCGAAGGCGGACGGGCGCTGATCCGCGTGAGCGATGACGGGCACGGCATGGACCGCGCCAACGCGGCACGGGCCATCGAGCGGCATGCGACGAGCAAGATCCGCGATGCGGAGGACCTCGTGGGGGTGCTCAGCTTCGGCTTCCGCGGGGAGGCGCTCCCCGCGATCGGCTCGGTCTCGCAGCTGACGATCGAGACCGCGACGGAGGACGGCGCGGGCGTGACCGTGGACGTCGCCGGCGGGAGCCTCGTCGGTGTGCGCCCGGCCGCGCGCCGGCGCGGCACCTCGGTGAGCGTCGCCTCGCTCTTCTACAACACCCCCGCGCGGCAGAAATTCCTGCGCGGAGCGCGCTCCGAGTGGCGGGCCATCGCCGACACGCTCACCACGCTCGCGCTGGTGCGACGGGACGTCCGCTTCACCGTCTCGCACGACGGCAAGGAGCAGATGCGCCTCCCGGTCGCGGACTCGCTGCGCGTGCGTGTGGCCGCGCTCTGGGGCAACGAGGTCGCCGAGCGCCTCGTCTCCGTGGATGACGTCGCGGGTCCCATCCGCGTCTCCGGTCTCGTCGAACGACCGACGGACGTCGGGACGGCGGCACGCCGCACCTTCCTCACCGTCAATGGGCGCGCCGTACGCGACACCGGGCTCGTGCGTGCGGCGGAGGCCGCCTACCGGACGACGATCCAGGCGGGCATGCGGCCGAGCGTGCTCCTTGAGGTGGAACTGCCGGGCGGTGAGGTCGACGTGAACGTGCATCCCGCCAAGGCCGAGGTGCGCTTCCGCGACCGCTGGCACGTCGAGCGCGCGGTCGAGCGTGCCGTCCGACGCGCGCTGGGCACCGAGGACTCCGCGGCCGCGGTCGGCTACGTGCGCACCTTCCTGCCGAGCGAGCCGGCGCTCGGCTCGCCGCTCGGCGTCGAGGCGCTGCGGCAGCACGGGAGCGTCGATCCCGCGCCGCTCTGGGCGCGTTCCTCCGAGGAAGTCGCGGCCGATCGCGCGCCGCGCGCGCCGGCGGACACGCCCGCCGGCGCGGATGACGTCGCGGGGAGCGCCGCCTCGCCCGCGGATGAGCAGATCCTCGTGCCGCCGCTGGTGCAGTTCCACCGGACGTACATCACGTTCGAGCGCCCCGATGCGCTCGTGCTCATCGACCAGCACTCGGCGCACGAACGCGTGCTCTTCGAGCGCTTCATGCAGGCGCTCGAGCGCGGGGAGGCCCCGTCGCAACGGCTGCTCTTCCCGCTCACCATGCACCTCGCGCCGGCCGAGGCGGAGGCCTTCGAGGTCAATCGCGATGTCTTCACCAGGATCGGCTACGAGGTGGAGGGGTTCGGCGGATCGAGCCTCGTCGTCCAGGCGGTCCCCGCACCGCACAAGCGATTCGATGCCGAGCGGTGCCTGCGCGAGTCGCTCGCGGCGCTGACCGGCGACCGGGACGCCGGGGCGATCGCGCGGCACGAACGGCTCGCCGCCACCATCGCCTGCAAGGCGGCGATCAAGGCCGGCGATCTCCTCGCGCCCGAGGAGATGCGCGCCCTCTACGTCGCGCTGGCGCGCACCACGCTCCCGGCGCACGACGTCCATGGCCGCGCGACCATCCTGCAGCTCGGCTGGGATGAGCTCGACCGACGCTTCGGTCGGCGCTGAGGGCGGCGCCGTGCCCAGCACCGCGCACGACGCGGCGGCCCCGCTCTGGATCATCGCCGGGCCCACCGGCGCCGGGAAGTCGGCGCTGGCGATGGACCTCGCCGAGCGGCTCGGCGCGCTGCTCATCAGTGCGGACAGTCGGCAGGTCTACCGCGGGTTCGACATCGGCACCTCCAAGCCGACGCCCGCGGAGCTCACCCGCGTGGCGCACCGCGGAATCGACACCGCCGACCCCACCGAGCGCTACTCCGCGGCCCGCTGGGCGCGTGAAGCGGCCGGGTGGCTCGACGAGGCGTCGGCCGACGGGAGCCCGGCGCTGGTGGTCGGCGGCACCGGGCTCTGGTTGCGCGCGCTCGTGCGGCCGCTCGCGGACGAGCCGCCGATGGATCCGGAGGCGCGGGCCGCGCTGCAGGCGGAGCTCGCGCAGCTCGGGACGCTGGCGCTGCGGGCGCGCGTGGCGGTGCTCGATCCGCCACGCGCGCATCTGGGCCGCACGCAACTGCTGCGCGCGGCCGAGGTGGCGCTGCTGACCGGCAGCCGGATCAGCGACCTTCAGGCGGCCGGACGAGCGCGACCTGGGCGCGGAGCGCGTTGGGTGATCGTCGATCCCTGCGACGCGCTGCCGGCGCGGCTGGCGTCGCGCCTCGACGGGATGTGGCGCGCCGGATGGCCGGACGAGGTGCGACGACTGATCGACGCCGTCCCCGCCGAGGCCCCGGCGTGGAACGCCTGCGGCTATCGGGAGATTCGTGCTCTCGTGGAGGGGCGTTGCACCGAGGCGGCGGCCCGCGAGGCGATCCTCGTGAGCACGCGGCAGTACGCCAAGCGGCAGCGCACCTGGTTCCGCAATCAGCTCGACGAGGAGTCGGCGGTGCTGCGACTCGACCCGCGCGCGCCCGAGGCACCGGCGCGCGCCGAACGATGGTTCCGCACGGGAGTGGACGCGTGAAGGTCGGCATCACCTGCTATCCGACGTACGGCGGCTCCGGCGCCGTCGCCACCGAACTCGGGATCGCGCTCGCGGCGCGCGGCCATGAGGTCCACTTCATCTCGTACGAGCACCCGTTCCGGCTGCCGCACTTCCTCCCTCGCGTGTACTTCCACGAGGTGAGCATCGGCAACTACCCGCTGTTCGAGTATCCGCCCTACGACCTCGCGCTCGCGGTGCGCATGCACGACGTCGTGCTCTCGCAAGGACTCGACCTCCTGCACGTCCACTACGCCATCCCGCATGCGACCAGCGCCTGGATCGCCAAGGAGATGCTGAAAGAGCAGGGCCGTCCGCTCCCCGTCGTGACCACCCTGCATGGCACCGACATCACCATCGTCGGGCAGGACCACTCGTACCAGGCGATCACCCGCTTCTCGATCGAGCGCTCCGACCGCATCACCGCCGTCTCGCAGTGGCTCAAGGACGAGACGATCAAGGCCTTCGGCTGCAGCAACCGACGCGTGGATGTCGTCCCCAACTTCGTCGACCCGACCATCTTCGAGCGCGCGCATCACGGCGCGGCGCTGCACGACGAGCTCGGCGGGGGCCGGAAGGTGCTGATGCACATCTCCAACTTCCGCCCCGTCAAGCGCGTGCGCGACGTCGTGCGCGTCTTCGCGAAGGTCCGCGAACGAGTGCCGAGCGTGCTGGTCATGGTCGGCGACGGGCCGGATCGCGGCGCTGCGGAAGAGGAAGCGCGGACGCTCGGCGTCAGCGCCGATGTGCGCTTCCTCGGGAAGATCGACGCCGTCGCACCGCTCCTCGCCGCGGCCGACCTCTACGTCTTTCCGTCGGAGAGCGAGAGCTTCGGCCTGAGCGCGCTCGAGGCGCTCGCGAGCGGCGTCCCGGTCGTCGCCGCCCGCGTCGGCGGTGTCCCCGAGGTGGTGCAGGACGGCGTCACCGGGACGCTGCACACGTTGGGCGACATCGAGGGCATGGCCGAGTCGGCGGTCCGCTTCCTCGAACCCGCCCGATGGGCCGCCGCGAGCGCTGCTGCGGCCGCCGACGCGCGGACCCGCTACGCCACGCACGACGTCGTCGGGCAGTACGAACGGATCTACCGCGAGGCGCTCGGGCAGGTCGGCTGAGGCGCCGTTAGGTTTCGCGGATGCAAGAGATGACCGTCATCCAAGCCTTCGTCCTCGGCGCGCTCCAGGGCCTGACCGAGTTCCTCCCGGTCTCGAGTTCCGCCCATCTCGCGCTCACCCCGTGGGTCATGGGGTGGACGCCGGCCGGGCTCGGGTTCGATCTCGCGCTGCACGTCGGCACGCTCGCCGCGCTCGGCTGGTACTTCCGCCATGAGTGGCGATCCCTCGTCCTCGGCGGGATCACGCTGCTACGGGAGCGGAAGCCCGTCGACGACGCGTCGCGACGCACCCTCTTCGTGATCATCGCGACCATCCCCGCGGCGGTCGCCGGGCTGCTCCTCGAGGACTATGCGGAGACGGTCTTCCGTGCGCCGATCATCACGGCGATCGCCTTGATCGTGATGGGGGCCGTGCTCTGGGTGGTCGACGCCAAGGTGCCGCCGGTGCGGGAACGGGCGTCGATGACCTGGCGCGATGCGCTGCTCGTCGGTCTCGC is a window encoding:
- a CDS encoding VWA domain-containing protein, which translates into the protein MNWRALDFTTPWAFAALAPVLLWLVWRRRRRPPALLHARAELLAAGPRRGQWAARLAIALRLLGLVAAVTALARPRTGARAETVRADGISIVLALDVSTSMLAEDFQPDNRLAVAKQTIKEFILGRTQDQVAVVAFAGEALTQVPLTLDYPVLLAAVDNIQPGQLEDGTAIGTGLITSTNRLRDAAGRSRVVVLLTDGENNRGTIDPRTAAQAAAALGVRVYTIGVGTEGVAPVPVGRGVFGLRYENRPVRIDEALLEDIAKQTGGRYFRARDAQALKRIYDQIDQLERAPIRSTRYVRFTELYSWPLALAAFALLGELLLLWRRGPLP
- a CDS encoding VWA domain-containing protein, which translates into the protein MMRVVDHPWMLVAALGAALFALLAVLAGFRRRQARLARFGSPEALERLGPPGLGRVPRARAARLATAIALLGVGLAAPRWGQGSAIVDTEGLDVAIAMDVSLSMLAEDERPSRLERMKQEVRRFRASAPGDRVAILAFAGRSYILSPLTSDDGALELFLENLDPTIVGQPGSAIAPPLRQGLDLLSVSQGGADRALVVMSDGEAFDDKPAALALARTAKEKEIHLVTVGFGTPGGGPIPLLESGGTEVKRDEQGEIVITRYDETFLRELAEAADGEFVPADASDKGMRVRRALAELESERREEEQRLARPLQYQWFVGLAILLLLLDAWLADGGRVRRFGVTATFALFLLPAPIEAQGDRLREAIREHQAGRLPGAIRAYRDVVASGDRRPIVLYDLGTALLAADSIDAAIDALERATFTPSPELRSRALYNLGTAYLKRGTHTDGEQRTAALRNARRALRTVLLERPGDADAQWNYELALRAPQQQGGGGGGGPQPPQQQSQQPRPEPQGQMSRQQAEALLDAAAREERETQSRRQRGSRNQRANGEKDW
- a CDS encoding BatD family protein, yielding MSRPGRALLIAQRAATVAAWAFAASVTAAPVVAAQDGVGFRASIGPDTVYVGQQALYSLTVSLPAEVRQRLRRNPVFVPPEARAMLAYELPMSKGDPTREGSEVHVFRRALFPLTPGRYQIAPSQLTYALPQSPSFFSREEERTLRSESVTLVAIDPPLVGRPSAWLGAVGRWRVTARTDAREGRVGDPLVLTLRVEGIGNATLLPRPALAVTWADVVAEDERVTLDTTPNALGGSKEFSWLLTPRTAGAREVPAVEFVFFDPGTRRYEVARTVPIALRVREGDYVSITRAAGATGRDSALALRPALEGPRPLTLPRLALWGWLALAAPLPWAFLAFRRRRPKPVRPLTAAERLARPGSAEQGALRTLFEAALRDRTGVRLDRETAPGALSAALRREGVTAETAKDAEYLRDALDQASYARGARPADHRDRVRALLDRVAKEARAKGALLLLAGALMLGARLTAQGANEALAAFSEGQTAYLGRDFARARDAFLRASRAAPRDPAAWANLGTAAWQAGDTASAVLGWQRALRLDPMAADLRPRLARARAPQDRGAALVLPVPPLPMAALALVLWCAAWGVLALRARRGPAGAHWLLLIPSVALIAVAAVLEGRLRADDLLVVATATPLRALPALGAEPGAVPLVGEVVTVRERRGVWVRISLEAGREGWYPVERTYPLQRD
- the mutL gene encoding DNA mismatch repair endonuclease MutL, whose protein sequence is MTAGSTTPTIAVLASDVADRIAAGEVVERPASVVKELVENALDAGATAIDLDVREGGRALIRVSDDGHGMDRANAARAIERHATSKIRDAEDLVGVLSFGFRGEALPAIGSVSQLTIETATEDGAGVTVDVAGGSLVGVRPAARRRGTSVSVASLFYNTPARQKFLRGARSEWRAIADTLTTLALVRRDVRFTVSHDGKEQMRLPVADSLRVRVAALWGNEVAERLVSVDDVAGPIRVSGLVERPTDVGTAARRTFLTVNGRAVRDTGLVRAAEAAYRTTIQAGMRPSVLLEVELPGGEVDVNVHPAKAEVRFRDRWHVERAVERAVRRALGTEDSAAAVGYVRTFLPSEPALGSPLGVEALRQHGSVDPAPLWARSSEEVAADRAPRAPADTPAGADDVAGSAASPADEQILVPPLVQFHRTYITFERPDALVLIDQHSAHERVLFERFMQALERGEAPSQRLLFPLTMHLAPAEAEAFEVNRDVFTRIGYEVEGFGGSSLVVQAVPAPHKRFDAERCLRESLAALTGDRDAGAIARHERLAATIACKAAIKAGDLLAPEEMRALYVALARTTLPAHDVHGRATILQLGWDELDRRFGRR
- the miaA gene encoding tRNA (adenosine(37)-N6)-dimethylallyltransferase MiaA, coding for MSSTDASVGAEGGAVPSTAHDAAAPLWIIAGPTGAGKSALAMDLAERLGALLISADSRQVYRGFDIGTSKPTPAELTRVAHRGIDTADPTERYSAARWAREAAGWLDEASADGSPALVVGGTGLWLRALVRPLADEPPMDPEARAALQAELAQLGTLALRARVAVLDPPRAHLGRTQLLRAAEVALLTGSRISDLQAAGRARPGRGARWVIVDPCDALPARLASRLDGMWRAGWPDEVRRLIDAVPAEAPAWNACGYREIRALVEGRCTEAAAREAILVSTRQYAKRQRTWFRNQLDEESAVLRLDPRAPEAPARAERWFRTGVDA
- the bshA gene encoding N-acetyl-alpha-D-glucosaminyl L-malate synthase BshA, with amino-acid sequence MKVGITCYPTYGGSGAVATELGIALAARGHEVHFISYEHPFRLPHFLPRVYFHEVSIGNYPLFEYPPYDLALAVRMHDVVLSQGLDLLHVHYAIPHATSAWIAKEMLKEQGRPLPVVTTLHGTDITIVGQDHSYQAITRFSIERSDRITAVSQWLKDETIKAFGCSNRRVDVVPNFVDPTIFERAHHGAALHDELGGGRKVLMHISNFRPVKRVRDVVRVFAKVRERVPSVLVMVGDGPDRGAAEEEARTLGVSADVRFLGKIDAVAPLLAAADLYVFPSESESFGLSALEALASGVPVVAARVGGVPEVVQDGVTGTLHTLGDIEGMAESAVRFLEPARWAAASAAAAADARTRYATHDVVGQYERIYREALGQVG
- the uppP gene encoding undecaprenyl-diphosphatase UppP, with the translated sequence MTVIQAFVLGALQGLTEFLPVSSSAHLALTPWVMGWTPAGLGFDLALHVGTLAALGWYFRHEWRSLVLGGITLLRERKPVDDASRRTLFVIIATIPAAVAGLLLEDYAETVFRAPIITAIALIVMGAVLWVVDAKVPPVRERASMTWRDALLVGLAQCLALVPGVSRSGSTITAGRALGFDRSAAAVFSFVMSMPITLAAAILKVPDAIRESGVTLPLVVGVLTAFVSSYLAIAVLLRYVSKRGYGIFAVYRFVLGAVIIGLIITRGGW